One window from the genome of Grus americana isolate bGruAme1 chromosome 2, bGruAme1.mat, whole genome shotgun sequence encodes:
- the TOMM7 gene encoding mitochondrial import receptor subunit TOM7 homolog isoform X2 — protein MGSRPTPLAQRYEGGWAPAPPPPPPPPPPPPPLCPAAGMPKLSKEAKQRLQQLFKGGQFAIRWGFIPVVLYLGFKRGADPGMPEPTIWSLLWG, from the exons ATGGGGTCCCGCCCAACGCCGCTGGCGCAGCGTTACGAAGGCGGTtgggctcctgctcctcctcctcctcctcctcctcctcctcctcctcctcctctctgccccgCCGCCGGAATGCCGAAGCTTAGCAAGGAGGCCAAGCAGCGGCTACAGCAGCTTTTCAAGGGCGGCCAGTTCGCCATCCGCTGGGGCTTCATCCCCGTCGTGCTTTACCTAG GTTTTAAGAGAGGTGCAGATCCTGGAATGCCTGAGCCAACTATCTGGAG TCTACTTTGGGGATGA
- the TOMM7 gene encoding mitochondrial import receptor subunit TOM7 homolog isoform X1 has product MGSRPTPLAQRYEGGWAPPPPPLCPAAGMPKLSKEAKQRLQQLFKGGQFAIRWGFIPVVLYLVYFGDEGCGGPVLEPADGQRKCLKIRTFQRMRRTLTPAGSISLLMT; this is encoded by the exons ATGGGGTCCCGCCCAACGCCGCTGGCGCAGCGTTACGAAGGCGGTtggg ctcctcctcctcctcctctctgccccgCCGCCGGAATGCCGAAGCTTAGCAAGGAGGCCAAGCAGCGGCTACAGCAGCTTTTCAAGGGCGGCCAGTTCGCCATCCGCTGGGGCTTCATCCCCGTCGTGCTTTACCTAG TCTACTTTGGGGATGAAGGATGTGGCGGTCCTGTTCTAGAACCAGCCGATGGACAGAGAAAGTGTCTGAAGATACGTACATTCCAGAGGATGAGGCGGACACTTACACCAGCTGGCTCAATCAGCTTGCTAATGACATAG
- the IL6 gene encoding interleukin-6 — translation MKFPQGCGCDCDRTGRRRPPALRSAAALPLLLLLLLPRAAAVPLPAADSSGEAELEEAAVRRAALPDCVPLARLLHTQAAQLLEEMCEKFTVCENSMEMLMQNNLNLPKLTEEDGCLLAGFNEDKCLKKISSGLYTFQPYLKYIQETFTSEKQNVELLCRSTLRLARNIRQMVINPDEVIIPDSATQESLRAKLKSDKTWIEKITIHLILRDYTSFMEKTVRAIRYLKNTRSFSV, via the exons ATGAAGTttccccagggctgtggctgtgaCTGTGACCGTACcggccgccgccggccgcccgccctccgctccgccgccgccctgccgctgctgctcctcctgctgctgccgcgGGCCgccgccgtcccgctgcccgccgccgaCTCTTCGGGGGAGGCCGAGCTGGAGGAGGCGGCGGTGCGGCGGGCGGCGCTGCCCGACTGCGTGCCGCTGGCCCGGCTGCTGCACACCCAGGCggcccagctgctggaggag ATGTGCGAGAAGTTTACCGTCTGTGAGAACAGCATGGAAATGCTCATGCAGAACAACCTCAACCTCCCCAAGCTGACAGAGGAAGATGGGTGTCTGCTCGCCGGCTTCAATGAG GATAAATGCTTGAAGAAAATCTCCAGCGGGCTTTATACATTTCAGCCATACCTTAAATACATACAAGAAACTTTTACtagtgaaaagcaaaatgttgaATTGCTGTGCCGTTCTACATTGCGCCTGGCACGTAACATAAGGCAGATG GTGATCAATCCCGATGAAGTGATCATCCCAGACTCAGCTACCCAGGAATCCCTCCGCGCAAAGCTGAAGTCCGACAAGACCTGGATAGAGAAAATCACCATCCACCTCATCCTCCGAGACTATACTTCGTTTATGGAGAAAACCGTGAGGGCCATTCGCTATTTGAAAAATACCAGGAGTTTCAGTGTCTGA